In Streptomyces sp. DG2A-72, one genomic interval encodes:
- a CDS encoding DUF2180 family protein has product MNCYECVQQGRSEVAVAVCYVCGAAVCVDHVRAESKLLRGPASPGKVIRDWPARQLTCPVCRAAEESP; this is encoded by the coding sequence ATGAACTGCTATGAATGCGTCCAACAGGGGCGTAGCGAGGTCGCCGTTGCCGTCTGTTACGTGTGTGGTGCGGCTGTCTGCGTCGACCACGTCCGTGCGGAAAGCAAGTTGCTTCGCGGGCCCGCGAGTCCGGGCAAGGTGATCCGCGACTGGCCCGCCCGACAGCTGACCTGCCCGGTGTGCCGAGCGGCGGAGGAGTCGCCGTGA
- a CDS encoding chloride channel protein — translation MVLAVAIGAGAGLGSVVFRWCIQAFTHLFSGHADYTASPGSHNPHVPWLGPYFVLLAPVLGGLLYGPLVNRFAKEARGHGVPEVMLAVAQGGGRISPKVAVVKTLASALTIGSGGSVGREGPIVQIGSALGSTLGRVAQVTEGRMKLLVACGAAGGIAATFNAPLAGVFFAMELILGTFSAEAFGATVLASVTASVIGRAAFGDVAFLNLPAFHVDHLAQYALFALLGVVAAVVGVGFSRFLYLVEDTCDWAWRGPEWLRPAVGGLALGLVLLVLPQMYGVGYPVLEKATEGGYAVGFLLLLLVGKMVATSLTIGIGGSGGVFAPSLFIGAMLGAAYGIGVRDLLPGTAGAVGAYALVAMGAVFAGAARAPITAVVILFELTGEYSIILPLMLAIVLATGVSRLLSRDTIYTLKLSRRGIDLDGPARGAPIGAQDVGTVMEPLPSPLPSSTALSDAADLLSLSGHGALPVVDDTGNYVGVVTAQAVAEALAEQADTAPARVGQLTEPPAPVTVDQPLAHALPALLSTAGTGVPVLDTAHGKPVGWLSHHSALRAVHTAAA, via the coding sequence CTGGTCCTCGCGGTGGCCATCGGCGCCGGGGCCGGCCTGGGCTCGGTGGTCTTCCGCTGGTGCATCCAGGCCTTCACTCACCTCTTCTCCGGCCATGCGGACTACACGGCATCCCCTGGCTCGCACAATCCGCACGTACCGTGGCTGGGCCCATACTTCGTGCTGCTCGCCCCTGTGCTGGGCGGCCTGCTGTACGGGCCGCTGGTGAACCGGTTCGCCAAGGAGGCGCGCGGGCACGGGGTGCCCGAGGTGATGCTGGCAGTCGCGCAGGGCGGCGGCCGGATCAGCCCGAAGGTCGCCGTGGTCAAGACGCTGGCCTCAGCCCTGACCATCGGCTCCGGCGGCTCGGTCGGCCGCGAGGGGCCGATCGTGCAGATCGGCTCCGCGCTCGGCTCCACCCTGGGGCGGGTGGCGCAGGTGACCGAAGGGCGAATGAAGCTGCTGGTGGCGTGCGGTGCGGCGGGCGGCATCGCCGCCACCTTCAACGCACCGCTGGCCGGGGTGTTCTTCGCCATGGAGCTGATCCTGGGCACCTTCTCCGCGGAGGCCTTCGGCGCCACGGTCCTGGCCAGCGTCACCGCGAGCGTGATCGGCCGTGCCGCCTTCGGTGACGTGGCCTTCCTGAACCTGCCCGCCTTCCATGTCGACCATCTCGCCCAGTACGCGCTGTTTGCGCTCCTGGGCGTCGTCGCCGCCGTGGTCGGAGTCGGCTTCTCGCGGTTCCTGTACCTGGTCGAGGACACCTGCGACTGGGCCTGGCGCGGGCCGGAGTGGCTGCGCCCGGCGGTCGGCGGGCTGGCCCTCGGCCTGGTGCTCCTCGTTCTGCCGCAGATGTACGGTGTCGGCTATCCGGTGCTGGAGAAGGCGACCGAGGGCGGGTACGCCGTCGGCTTCTTGCTGCTGTTGCTGGTGGGAAAGATGGTGGCGACCAGTCTGACGATCGGCATCGGTGGCTCGGGTGGGGTGTTCGCGCCCAGTCTGTTCATCGGGGCGATGCTCGGGGCGGCGTACGGCATCGGCGTACGCGACCTGCTGCCCGGCACGGCCGGAGCCGTGGGTGCCTACGCGCTGGTGGCCATGGGTGCCGTCTTCGCGGGTGCGGCCCGCGCGCCCATCACCGCCGTGGTGATCCTCTTCGAGCTGACCGGCGAGTACTCCATCATCCTCCCGCTGATGCTGGCGATCGTGCTCGCCACAGGCGTGAGCCGTCTGCTCTCGCGCGACACCATCTACACGCTCAAGCTGAGCCGACGCGGCATTGACCTCGACGGCCCCGCCCGCGGCGCACCGATCGGCGCCCAGGACGTCGGAACCGTCATGGAGCCCCTCCCCTCACCCCTGCCGTCGTCCACCGCACTGTCCGACGCCGCCGACCTGCTGAGCCTGTCCGGCCATGGAGCGCTCCCAGTGGTCGACGACACCGGGAACTATGTAGGTGTCGTCACCGCCCAAGCAGTCGCCGAGGCACTCGCAGAGCAAGCCGACACCGCACCCGCCCGCGTCGGGCAGCTCACCGAGCCACCCGCACCCGTCACCGTGGACCAGCCACTGGCACATGCACTGCCTGCCCTGCTCTCGACCGCGGGCACCGGAGTGCCGGTGCTCGACACCGCGCACGGCAAGCCCGTCGGCTGGCTGAGTCACCACAGTGCCCTGCGCGCGGTACACACGGCTGCCGCGTAG